The following are encoded together in the Kribbella sp. CA-293567 genome:
- a CDS encoding pyrophosphatase produces the protein MRVEISALSERVEKLSARYAEVLEIERDGDWFLLKLQEEVGELTQAYLQVTGRARTKGRTDAEIRDAFRLEFADVFCQLLLLARHCEVDVPREIERKWLSRE, from the coding sequence ATGCGGGTGGAGATCAGCGCGTTGTCGGAGCGGGTGGAGAAGTTGTCGGCCCGCTATGCGGAGGTCCTGGAGATCGAGCGGGACGGGGACTGGTTCCTGCTCAAGCTGCAGGAGGAGGTCGGTGAGCTGACCCAGGCCTACCTGCAGGTGACCGGCCGGGCCCGGACGAAGGGCCGGACGGACGCGGAGATCCGCGATGCGTTCCGGTTGGAGTTCGCGGACGTGTTCTGCCAGTTGCTGTTGCTCGCGCGGCACTGCGAGGTCGACGTACCGCGGGAGATCGAGCGCAAGTGGTTGTCGCGCGAGTGA
- a CDS encoding DUF6297 family protein, with the protein MSQAEGPVVFDRKDFGAIPSSASLRKWMRKVRRGKADRTLGQQFEDVYLIIFSVAMLGATGGNVLLNLNDKSAACTSGSCSWLLDTVPYILVPLLVSTMLRVLLSIGPVSASRATAFWLLATPVDRAALLRPSYRLVVVVAAAVGALAAVIGWALFGAAWSTVGEAAVLTTVLLLFTTCATVWAQQTAERSRWALRIADGLLIAAAVPALLLAFRQPVERFTNVAGGFEDPHEPNFPAANLRLLVVGALALAVAVVLVVLTGRTLGELSRQTAVAGGDLLAGLAGAAITLDVSLLADVVAGRHWRLKGRLKSRRGRGSTGVAMIHREFLRILRWPRRLVIAFALLVVPYAVAGTGYDVLVPIAAGLAGFGAVRPLMDGLRSVCRSAGLVRALGLDLRELRVIMSVVPGGFAALWATLAEPALGSPAVAFAVAAGMLTGAVRQASARPPTYSGPLVASPMGAIPPGLFSTPIRGFDLLLLCLAPVLLGLGTIWIVTIPAIICLILFAVPAKPH; encoded by the coding sequence GTGAGTCAGGCAGAAGGTCCGGTCGTCTTCGACCGGAAGGACTTCGGCGCGATCCCGTCGTCGGCGTCCTTGCGGAAGTGGATGCGGAAGGTCCGGCGCGGCAAGGCGGACCGCACCCTCGGCCAGCAGTTCGAGGACGTCTACCTGATCATCTTCTCGGTGGCCATGCTCGGCGCCACCGGCGGCAACGTGCTGCTCAACCTCAACGACAAGTCAGCCGCTTGTACGTCGGGCTCGTGCTCCTGGCTGCTCGACACAGTGCCGTACATCCTGGTGCCGCTGCTCGTCTCCACCATGCTGCGCGTGCTGTTGAGCATCGGACCCGTCTCGGCGTCACGCGCGACCGCCTTCTGGCTGTTGGCGACACCGGTGGACCGTGCGGCGCTGCTGCGACCGTCGTACCGGCTGGTGGTTGTGGTGGCGGCCGCTGTCGGCGCACTGGCCGCAGTGATCGGCTGGGCGCTCTTCGGCGCCGCTTGGTCGACTGTCGGCGAGGCGGCCGTGCTGACCACGGTGCTGCTGCTGTTCACGACTTGCGCCACGGTCTGGGCGCAGCAGACGGCGGAACGGTCCCGCTGGGCGCTGCGCATCGCAGACGGGCTGCTGATCGCCGCGGCTGTTCCTGCGCTGCTTCTGGCCTTCCGCCAGCCCGTCGAGCGCTTTACTAATGTGGCGGGTGGATTCGAGGACCCGCACGAGCCAAACTTCCCCGCCGCCAACCTACGGTTGCTGGTAGTTGGGGCATTGGCTCTTGCCGTCGCAGTCGTCCTGGTAGTCCTCACCGGCCGCACCCTCGGCGAACTCAGCCGCCAGACGGCCGTCGCCGGCGGAGACCTCCTGGCCGGCCTCGCAGGCGCCGCGATCACCCTCGACGTCAGCCTGCTCGCCGACGTAGTGGCCGGCCGCCACTGGCGCCTCAAAGGCCGCCTGAAGTCTCGCCGCGGCCGGGGATCCACCGGAGTCGCGATGATCCACCGCGAGTTTCTCCGCATCCTCCGCTGGCCTCGCCGCCTGGTGATCGCCTTCGCGCTGCTCGTCGTCCCGTACGCCGTCGCCGGCACCGGGTACGACGTACTGGTCCCTATCGCTGCAGGTCTGGCCGGCTTCGGCGCCGTGCGTCCGCTGATGGACGGGCTGCGCTCGGTCTGCCGCTCGGCCGGGCTGGTGCGGGCGCTCGGGCTGGACCTCCGCGAGTTGCGGGTCATCATGTCCGTCGTACCGGGTGGATTTGCTGCCTTGTGGGCCACGCTCGCCGAGCCGGCGCTGGGAAGCCCAGCGGTCGCGTTCGCCGTCGCGGCCGGGATGCTGACCGGTGCTGTCCGGCAAGCCTCCGCGCGCCCGCCGACGTACAGCGGACCGCTGGTAGCTTCGCCGATGGGCGCCATCCCACCTGGGCTGTTCTCGACCCCGATCCGCGGCTTCGACCTCCTGCTGCTCTGTCTCGCCCCGGTGCTGCTGGGGCTGGGCACCATCTGGATCGTGACGATCCCCGCGATCATCTGCCTGATCCTCTTCGCGGTCCCCGCCAAACCCCACTGA
- a CDS encoding ABC transporter ATP-binding protein, translating into MTKAAPRPSVPRLSVTGLRHLYADRPVIEDLTFTLRAGRAIALVGPNGAGKTTVLKCIVGSAQPAAGEILLDGAPIDERAEPVRRDVASLLDDLDFFPDLTAAEHLDLLARAHGNPEPEDLVDTVLDDVGLLGAADQLPGSLSSGQRRRLALATALVRPRKLLVLDEPEARLDSEGVAWLTTMLQAEKKAGTSILFASHDAALVAAVADETVALTPLP; encoded by the coding sequence GTGACGAAGGCCGCTCCCCGGCCGTCGGTACCGCGTCTGTCCGTGACCGGCCTTCGGCACCTGTACGCCGATCGCCCGGTGATCGAGGACCTCACCTTCACCCTGCGGGCCGGCCGGGCGATCGCCCTGGTCGGCCCGAACGGCGCCGGCAAGACCACGGTGCTCAAGTGCATCGTGGGCTCGGCCCAGCCGGCCGCCGGTGAGATCCTGCTGGACGGCGCGCCGATCGACGAACGCGCCGAGCCGGTACGCCGCGACGTCGCGTCGCTGCTCGACGACCTCGACTTCTTTCCCGACCTGACCGCGGCCGAGCATCTCGACCTGCTCGCGCGCGCCCACGGCAACCCGGAGCCCGAAGACCTGGTCGACACCGTGCTCGACGACGTCGGCCTGCTCGGGGCGGCCGACCAGCTTCCCGGGTCACTGTCGTCCGGGCAGCGGCGGCGGCTCGCGCTGGCCACGGCCCTGGTCCGGCCGCGGAAGCTGCTGGTGCTCGACGAGCCCGAGGCCCGGCTCGACTCCGAAGGCGTCGCCTGGCTCACCACGATGCTGCAGGCGGAGAAGAAGGCCGGGACGTCGATCCTGTTCGCCAGTCACGACGCGGCGCTGGTGGCTGCTGTCGCTGACGAGACCGTCGCGTTGACCCCGCTGCCATGA
- a CDS encoding O-methyltransferase: MGSQVLVTDELHEYMVAHGMPLDEVASELVAETQALGGVSEMLTTADQAALLTTLTRLVSARRAVEIGTFTGFSALAISRGLPADGELICLDVSDEWTSIGRRYWERAGVADRIDLRIGDAHESAANLEGEFDLAFVDAEKPGYIDYFEQLVPRIRPNGLLLFDNTLAGGRVVGEHEEDPVDRKEFNAHVAADDRVDVVMLGIGDGLTLVRKR, from the coding sequence ATGGGTAGTCAGGTTCTGGTCACCGACGAGCTGCACGAGTACATGGTCGCGCACGGAATGCCGCTGGACGAGGTCGCGAGTGAGCTGGTCGCCGAGACCCAGGCGCTGGGCGGGGTCTCCGAGATGCTCACCACCGCCGACCAGGCGGCGCTGCTGACCACGCTGACCCGGCTGGTGTCGGCCCGGCGCGCGGTCGAGATCGGCACCTTCACCGGCTTCTCGGCGCTGGCGATCTCCCGCGGCCTCCCCGCCGACGGAGAGCTGATCTGCCTCGACGTGAGCGACGAGTGGACCTCGATCGGCCGCCGCTACTGGGAGCGGGCCGGGGTGGCGGACAGGATCGACCTGCGGATCGGTGACGCGCACGAGTCGGCCGCCAACCTGGAGGGCGAGTTCGACCTGGCCTTCGTCGACGCCGAGAAGCCGGGCTACATCGACTACTTCGAGCAACTGGTACCGCGGATCCGGCCGAACGGGCTGCTGCTGTTCGACAACACGCTGGCCGGCGGCCGGGTGGTCGGCGAGCACGAGGAGGACCCGGTCGACCGCAAGGAGTTCAACGCGCACGTCGCCGCAGACGACCGGGTCGACGTGGTCATGCTCGGGATCGGCGACGGGCTCACCCTGGTTCGGAAGCGGTGA
- a CDS encoding carbohydrate kinase family protein has product MRIAVAGSIATDILMTFPGRFKDQFLEEQMHKVSLSFLVDELVVHRGGVAANICYGMAQLGQPSLLVGSVGADFTEYGEALTAAGVDISHVRICQNVHTARFTCTTDLDANQIASFYTGAMAESREIDLGAVHAAAGGIDLVLIGADDPDGMLRHTALAKANGIDIAADPSQQLARMDGEQIRELVDGAKYLFSNEYESGLMVQKTGWSHDEILSRVGVRVTTHGGDGVLIENAGGVLAKVPAVPAPGLVDPTGGGDAFRAGYLTARATGLDHEAAAQIGCTLATTVLETVGTQEYTLDRPAFLKRLASAYGDEAAATAASTLKLG; this is encoded by the coding sequence ATGCGCATCGCCGTTGCCGGATCGATCGCGACCGACATCCTGATGACCTTCCCCGGACGGTTCAAGGACCAGTTCCTCGAAGAGCAGATGCACAAGGTGTCCCTGTCGTTCCTGGTCGACGAACTGGTCGTCCACCGCGGCGGCGTGGCCGCCAACATCTGCTACGGGATGGCCCAGCTCGGCCAGCCGTCGCTGCTGGTCGGCTCGGTCGGTGCCGACTTCACGGAGTACGGCGAAGCGCTCACCGCGGCGGGCGTCGACATCTCCCACGTCCGGATCTGCCAGAACGTGCACACCGCGCGCTTCACCTGTACGACGGACCTGGACGCCAACCAGATCGCCTCGTTCTACACCGGCGCGATGGCGGAGTCCCGCGAGATCGACCTCGGCGCGGTGCACGCGGCGGCCGGCGGGATCGACCTGGTGCTGATCGGCGCGGACGACCCCGACGGGATGCTGCGGCACACCGCGCTGGCCAAGGCCAACGGGATCGACATCGCCGCCGACCCGTCGCAGCAGCTCGCGCGGATGGACGGCGAGCAGATCCGCGAGCTGGTCGACGGCGCGAAGTACCTGTTCAGCAACGAGTACGAGTCCGGCCTGATGGTCCAGAAGACCGGCTGGAGCCACGACGAGATCCTGTCGCGGGTGGGTGTCCGGGTCACCACGCACGGCGGTGACGGCGTACTGATCGAGAACGCCGGCGGCGTCCTGGCGAAGGTCCCGGCCGTGCCGGCGCCGGGCCTGGTCGACCCGACCGGTGGCGGCGACGCCTTCCGCGCCGGCTACCTGACCGCCCGCGCCACCGGCCTGGACCATGAGGCCGCGGCCCAGATCGGCTGCACCCTGGCGACCACCGTGCTGGAGACGGTGGGCACCCAGGAGTACACCCTCGACCGCCCGGCCTTCCTGAAGCGCCTCGCTTCGGCGTACGGCGACGAGGCCGCCGCCACCGCAGCCAGCACTCTCAAGCTCGGCTAG
- a CDS encoding ester cyclase: MTGFEALERILHEGFATGNAAIVDEVCSPDLVEHQFGLAGQGEQARDQVKAAICDVYALMPDVVYTVEDSVVSGDTIWLRGRARGTATGGFFGPPSNAPIDIALFEVARIENGLIVEHWGCPDRFALLAQTGVLDRLAKQPS; the protein is encoded by the coding sequence ATGACGGGTTTCGAGGCGCTGGAGCGGATCCTGCACGAGGGATTCGCGACCGGGAACGCGGCGATCGTCGACGAGGTGTGTTCGCCGGACCTGGTCGAGCACCAGTTCGGGCTGGCCGGCCAGGGTGAGCAGGCCCGCGATCAGGTGAAGGCAGCGATCTGCGACGTGTACGCGCTGATGCCCGACGTCGTCTACACGGTGGAGGACTCGGTCGTCTCGGGGGACACGATCTGGCTCCGCGGCCGGGCACGCGGTACGGCGACCGGCGGCTTCTTCGGGCCACCGAGCAACGCGCCGATCGACATCGCGCTGTTCGAGGTGGCCCGGATCGAGAACGGTCTGATCGTCGAGCACTGGGGCTGCCCGGACCGCTTCGCGCTGCTGGCCCAGACAGGTGTCCTGGACCGGCTCGCGAAACAGCCGAGCTGA
- a CDS encoding TetR/AcrR family transcriptional regulator, whose protein sequence is MAESVKTYRQEQAEATRVRIAEAARKLFGEHGYGATSIDAIAKEAGVAPRTIYSAFGTKREILSLICDRWLEQAGARELAGEVLQETDAAAKLRKAAHWLTNLYSAGFDVVLIFEAATDESAETRALLRAKLAGRNQVMDAIIASMEQELSIPLAQAQAVYRALAAPGVYRELVDESGWSETEFEQWVSESLQRQLLA, encoded by the coding sequence ATGGCCGAATCCGTCAAGACCTACCGCCAGGAACAGGCGGAGGCGACCCGCGTCCGGATCGCCGAGGCAGCTCGCAAACTGTTCGGCGAGCACGGGTACGGCGCGACGAGTATCGACGCGATCGCCAAGGAAGCCGGCGTCGCGCCCCGGACCATCTACTCGGCGTTCGGAACCAAGCGGGAGATCCTGTCGCTGATCTGCGACCGCTGGCTGGAGCAGGCCGGCGCGCGCGAGCTGGCCGGCGAAGTACTGCAGGAGACCGACGCCGCGGCCAAACTGCGCAAGGCCGCACACTGGTTGACGAACCTGTACTCCGCCGGCTTCGACGTCGTGCTGATCTTCGAGGCGGCGACCGACGAGAGCGCCGAGACCCGCGCCTTGCTCCGCGCCAAGCTCGCGGGCCGCAACCAGGTGATGGACGCGATCATCGCATCGATGGAGCAGGAGCTGTCGATCCCGCTCGCACAGGCTCAGGCCGTCTACCGCGCCTTGGCGGCGCCGGGCGTCTATCGCGAACTCGTCGACGAATCCGGGTGGAGTGAGACCGAGTTCGAGCAGTGGGTAAGCGAATCTCTGCAGCGCCAGCTCCTTGCCTGA
- a CDS encoding aldo/keto reductase, protein MTEAVAAASGEFTIGGDLTVRRLGYGTMQLPGPGVWGDSRDPGEAVRVLRRAVELGVNFIDTADAYGPFTADLLLKKALHPYADDLVIATKAGFTRQGPGAWSPVGRPAYLRQAVELSLRHLGLERIDLLQLHRIDPEVPVADQVGELAALQSEGKIRHIGLSQVSVGEIEEAAKTATIVSVQNLYNLSQRNDEDVLAYAEQQNLAFIPWFPLATGELAKPGGPLDAIAKEHEAGPSQLALAWLLKRSPNILPIPGTSSVGHLEDNVAAAKLELTDDEFTRLTDAVK, encoded by the coding sequence ATGACCGAAGCAGTCGCAGCGGCGTCCGGCGAGTTCACGATCGGTGGCGACCTGACCGTACGCCGGCTCGGGTACGGCACCATGCAGCTTCCCGGCCCCGGCGTCTGGGGCGACTCGCGCGATCCCGGCGAGGCCGTTCGGGTGCTTCGGCGCGCTGTCGAGCTCGGCGTCAACTTCATCGACACCGCCGACGCCTACGGCCCGTTCACCGCCGACCTGCTGCTAAAGAAGGCGCTCCACCCGTACGCCGATGACCTGGTGATCGCCACCAAGGCCGGTTTCACCCGGCAGGGTCCGGGCGCCTGGTCACCCGTCGGCCGCCCGGCGTACCTGCGGCAGGCCGTCGAGCTCAGCTTGCGGCACCTCGGACTCGAGCGGATCGACCTGCTGCAGCTGCACCGGATCGACCCGGAGGTCCCGGTCGCCGATCAGGTCGGCGAACTCGCGGCGCTGCAGAGCGAGGGCAAGATCCGGCACATCGGCCTGTCCCAGGTCAGCGTCGGGGAGATCGAGGAGGCCGCGAAGACAGCCACCATCGTCTCGGTGCAGAACCTCTACAACCTCAGCCAGCGCAACGACGAGGACGTCCTGGCGTACGCCGAGCAGCAGAACCTCGCCTTCATCCCCTGGTTCCCGCTGGCCACCGGCGAGCTCGCCAAACCCGGTGGACCGCTCGACGCGATCGCCAAGGAGCACGAGGCCGGCCCGTCCCAGCTCGCGCTGGCCTGGCTGCTCAAGCGCTCCCCCAATATCCTGCCGATCCCCGGCACCTCCTCGGTCGGCCATCTGGAGGACAACGTCGCCGCGGCGAAGCTCGAACTGACCGACGACGAGTTCACCCGCCTGACCGACGCGGTCAAGTAG
- a CDS encoding polynucleotide kinase-phosphatase, with protein MTAIGVPALSLVVLIGASGSGKSTFARKHFRGTEVISSDVCRGLVSDDENDQAATKDAFAVLHFIAAKRLAAGRLTVIDATNVQPEARKELIALAREHDVLPVAIVLDPPEQVCTARNEQRPDRQFGQQVVVRQRSQLRRGLKSLKREGFRSVHVLDSVEEIDAVSIERTRLFNDLTDRTGPFDIVGDIHGCRAELEELLSSLGYAITRDDFGRAVDAVHPARRAIFVGDLVDRGPDTPGVLRLVMGMVAAGHAYCVTGNHEDKLLRSMRGKKVRINHGLAESLEQLGAESEEFRAEVATFMDGLISHYVFDQGNLVVSHAGLVERMHGRTSGRVRSFCLYGETTGETDEFGLPLRHPWANEYRGRAMVVYGHTPTPEPEWINNTICLDTGCVFGGSLTALRYPERELVQVAAAKQYYKPTKPLHVPAAPEREPDVLDITDVVGRRVIETATHGRISVRAEQAGAALEVMSRFAIDPRFLLYLPPTMSPVETSPVPGLLEHPTQAFETYKAQGVTELVCEEKHMGSRAVVLLTRDDDVAEKRFGLAGRGAVHTRTGRSFFDATLTDELLLRLRVVAEEAGLFEELDTSWLLFDAELLPWSAKAGELLRNQYAAVGAAARSSLPAATVALESAAAAGLDVGDMLARTRRRTVNAELFSEAYRRYCWPTEGLEGVRVAPFQLLASEGATYAEKPHAWHLELADRMVAAGPVLVTPTRRLYVDLESWDAGVAWWEALTGAGGEGMVVKPAANLVRTPKGLAQPGLKVRGQEYLRLIYGPDYTEPENFSRLRDRKLGHKRSLALREYAVGLESLERAARGEPLWRIHECVFAVLALESEPVDPRL; from the coding sequence ATGACGGCCATCGGCGTACCGGCGCTCAGTCTCGTCGTGCTGATCGGCGCCAGTGGCTCGGGCAAGTCCACCTTTGCCCGCAAGCACTTCCGCGGTACCGAGGTGATCTCCAGCGACGTCTGCCGGGGCCTGGTCTCCGACGACGAGAACGACCAGGCTGCCACCAAGGACGCCTTCGCGGTGCTGCACTTCATCGCGGCCAAGCGGCTGGCCGCCGGCCGGCTGACGGTGATCGACGCGACCAACGTCCAGCCCGAGGCGCGCAAGGAGCTGATCGCGCTCGCGCGGGAGCACGACGTGTTGCCGGTGGCAATCGTCCTGGATCCGCCCGAGCAGGTCTGCACCGCCCGCAACGAGCAGCGACCCGATCGCCAGTTCGGCCAACAGGTCGTCGTCCGGCAGCGGTCGCAGCTCCGGCGCGGCCTGAAAAGCCTGAAACGCGAGGGTTTCCGGAGTGTCCACGTACTCGACTCGGTCGAGGAGATCGATGCCGTCAGCATCGAGCGGACCAGGCTCTTCAACGATCTGACCGACCGGACCGGACCGTTCGACATCGTCGGCGACATCCACGGCTGCCGCGCCGAACTGGAGGAGCTGCTCAGCTCGCTCGGCTACGCGATCACCCGTGACGACTTCGGCCGCGCGGTCGACGCCGTCCACCCGGCTCGCCGCGCGATCTTCGTCGGCGATCTGGTCGATCGGGGCCCGGACACTCCCGGCGTACTGCGGCTGGTGATGGGCATGGTCGCGGCCGGTCACGCCTACTGCGTCACGGGCAACCACGAGGACAAGCTGCTGCGCTCGATGCGAGGCAAGAAGGTGCGGATCAACCACGGTCTCGCGGAGTCGCTCGAGCAGCTCGGCGCGGAGTCCGAGGAGTTCCGCGCGGAGGTCGCCACCTTCATGGACGGCCTGATCTCGCACTACGTCTTCGATCAGGGCAACCTGGTCGTCTCGCACGCCGGCCTGGTCGAGCGCATGCACGGCCGGACCTCGGGCCGGGTCCGTTCCTTCTGCCTGTACGGCGAAACGACCGGCGAGACCGACGAGTTCGGCCTGCCACTGCGCCACCCGTGGGCCAACGAGTACCGCGGCCGCGCGATGGTCGTCTACGGCCACACACCGACGCCGGAGCCGGAGTGGATCAACAACACGATCTGCCTGGACACCGGCTGTGTGTTCGGCGGATCGCTGACCGCGCTGCGTTATCCCGAACGCGAACTGGTGCAGGTCGCCGCGGCGAAGCAGTACTACAAACCCACGAAGCCGCTGCACGTCCCGGCCGCACCCGAGCGTGAGCCGGACGTCCTCGACATCACCGACGTGGTCGGCCGGCGGGTGATCGAGACCGCTACGCACGGCCGGATCAGTGTCCGGGCCGAGCAGGCCGGCGCCGCGCTCGAGGTGATGAGCCGGTTCGCGATCGATCCACGGTTCCTGCTCTACCTGCCGCCCACGATGAGCCCGGTCGAGACCTCGCCGGTGCCAGGGCTGCTGGAGCACCCGACGCAGGCGTTCGAGACGTACAAGGCGCAGGGCGTCACCGAGCTGGTGTGCGAGGAGAAGCACATGGGCTCGCGGGCCGTCGTACTGCTGACCCGGGACGACGACGTCGCGGAGAAACGCTTCGGGCTGGCCGGGCGCGGTGCCGTGCACACCCGGACGGGCCGGTCGTTCTTCGACGCGACGCTGACGGACGAACTGCTGCTCCGGCTGCGGGTGGTGGCCGAAGAGGCCGGGCTGTTCGAGGAGCTGGACACGTCCTGGTTGCTGTTCGACGCTGAGTTGTTGCCGTGGAGCGCGAAGGCCGGCGAGCTGCTGCGCAACCAGTACGCCGCCGTGGGTGCGGCCGCGCGAAGTTCCTTGCCTGCGGCAACTGTTGCCCTCGAATCCGCTGCGGCGGCAGGGCTCGACGTGGGCGACATGCTTGCGCGGACTCGGCGGCGTACGGTGAATGCGGAGTTGTTCAGTGAGGCATACCGACGGTACTGCTGGCCGACCGAAGGGCTTGAAGGAGTGCGAGTGGCACCCTTCCAGCTCTTGGCTTCCGAAGGCGCGACGTACGCGGAGAAGCCGCACGCATGGCACCTGGAGCTGGCTGATCGAATGGTTGCCGCAGGCCCTGTTTTGGTCACGCCGACTCGTCGCCTGTACGTCGACCTCGAGTCGTGGGATGCCGGGGTCGCGTGGTGGGAGGCGCTCACCGGCGCCGGCGGTGAAGGCATGGTCGTCAAGCCCGCGGCCAACCTCGTCCGGACGCCGAAGGGGCTCGCGCAGCCGGGGCTGAAGGTCCGCGGGCAGGAGTACCTGCGGCTGATCTACGGCCCCGACTACACCGAGCCGGAGAACTTCAGCCGGCTCCGCGACCGCAAGCTCGGGCACAAACGGTCGCTGGCGCTGCGCGAGTACGCCGTCGGCCTGGAGTCGCTGGAGCGGGCCGCGCGCGGTGAACCGCTCTGGCGCATCCACGAATGCGTCTTCGCCGTGCTCGCCCTGGAGTCCGAGCCGGTCGACCCGCGCCTCTGA
- a CDS encoding 3' terminal RNA ribose 2'-O-methyltransferase Hen1, protein MTPTRSRSSSAPAKGWLATHPDKELISRRYLAHRRNLTDTALERLTESDGALLAEEPMSEVGDDTQPVPLGQQRRAAVLEVLRQIGGHRVGDLGCGEGLLVAELLKDGRYDQVVATDVSTRALGYAEKRLRVAEMSDRQRERLRLFQSSVTYADARLAGLDAAVLMEVVEHVDPPRLPALGQAVFGAARPGAVVVTTPNSEYNVRFEKLDAGAFRHPDHRFEWTRQEFRDWADGICTAYGYVVELRPVGPDDPEVGPPTQLAVFTRKETS, encoded by the coding sequence TTGACACCGACGAGATCGAGAAGCTCCTCCGCGCCGGCGAAAGGCTGGCTGGCCACCCACCCGGACAAGGAACTGATCTCCCGCCGCTACCTGGCCCACCGTCGCAACCTGACCGACACCGCTCTGGAGCGCCTGACGGAGTCGGACGGCGCCCTGCTTGCGGAGGAGCCGATGTCGGAGGTGGGCGACGACACGCAGCCCGTTCCCCTCGGCCAGCAGCGGCGAGCGGCAGTGCTGGAGGTACTGCGGCAGATCGGCGGCCACCGGGTCGGTGACCTCGGCTGTGGTGAGGGTCTGCTGGTGGCCGAACTGCTGAAGGACGGACGCTACGACCAGGTGGTCGCGACCGACGTCTCCACCCGGGCACTGGGGTACGCCGAGAAGCGGCTGCGCGTCGCCGAGATGTCCGATCGCCAGCGAGAGCGCCTGCGGCTGTTCCAGTCGTCGGTCACGTACGCCGACGCGCGGCTGGCCGGGCTGGATGCCGCGGTGCTGATGGAAGTGGTCGAGCACGTGGATCCGCCGCGGCTGCCCGCGCTCGGTCAGGCCGTTTTCGGAGCGGCCCGGCCAGGAGCGGTCGTGGTGACCACGCCCAACTCGGAGTACAACGTGCGGTTCGAGAAGCTCGATGCTGGTGCCTTCCGGCATCCGGATCACCGGTTCGAGTGGACCCGGCAGGAGTTCCGCGACTGGGCCGACGGCATCTGTACGGCGTACGGGTACGTCGTCGAGCTCCGTCCGGTCGGGCCCGACGATCCCGAGGTCGGGCCGCCCACCCAGCTCGCCGTGTTCACCCGGAAGGAGACCAGCTGA
- the folE gene encoding GTP cyclohydrolase I FolE, translating into MTTIQPELDAVALHVVGGRPEIDLAAAERAVADLLVALGRDPLSAHLADTPRRVAHAYAEMLTPREFELTTFPNDEGYDELVLARNIPVQSLCEHHMLPFQGVAHVGYLPGARILGLSKLARVVELFARDLQVQERLTKQVADWLQDQLAPQGVGVVIEAEHQCMSLRGVRAIGSKTVTSALHGLLRESPGSRQEFFSLTGIATT; encoded by the coding sequence ATGACGACGATCCAGCCGGAGCTCGACGCGGTGGCGCTCCACGTGGTCGGTGGGCGGCCCGAGATCGACCTCGCGGCGGCCGAGCGGGCGGTGGCCGACCTGCTGGTGGCACTGGGCCGCGACCCGCTCAGCGCGCATCTGGCGGACACGCCTCGCCGGGTGGCGCACGCGTACGCCGAGATGCTGACACCGCGCGAGTTCGAGCTGACGACGTTCCCGAACGACGAGGGGTACGACGAGCTCGTGCTGGCCCGCAACATCCCGGTCCAGTCGCTGTGCGAACACCACATGCTGCCGTTCCAGGGGGTCGCGCACGTGGGCTACCTGCCGGGCGCGCGCATCCTCGGGCTGTCCAAGCTGGCTCGCGTCGTCGAGTTGTTCGCGCGTGACCTGCAGGTGCAGGAGCGGTTGACCAAGCAGGTCGCCGACTGGCTGCAGGACCAGCTCGCGCCCCAAGGGGTGGGCGTGGTGATCGAGGCCGAGCACCAGTGCATGTCGTTGCGGGGTGTTCGCGCGATCGGTTCGAAGACGGTCACGTCGGCGCTGCACGGCCTGCTGCGCGAGAGCCCTGGCTCGCGCCAGGAGTTCTTCAGCCTGACCGGTATCGCGACGACCTGA
- a CDS encoding helix-turn-helix transcriptional regulator: MDQPTEASIQAVAALDEPTRRRLYDHVVAEPAPVSREEAAAALGIPRTTTAFHLDKLAGEGLLTVVFERRTGRSGPGAGRPAKLYRRSDREIGVSIPERQYDVAGHLLAAAVEDAEASGCSPRSALERRAREYGESAARAHPGTPLAEVLQAHGFEPRRTGSVVELANCPFKALARNHPELVCNMTLHLLGGLLDGLGDTEFQAMLEPRPGHCCVRLTPLPTS; encoded by the coding sequence GTGGACCAGCCGACCGAGGCGAGCATCCAGGCGGTCGCCGCGCTCGACGAACCGACCCGGCGGCGGCTCTACGACCATGTGGTCGCCGAGCCCGCCCCGGTCAGCCGCGAGGAAGCCGCCGCTGCGCTCGGCATCCCTCGAACGACCACTGCCTTCCATCTCGACAAACTGGCCGGCGAAGGCCTGCTGACAGTGGTGTTCGAGCGGCGTACCGGCCGCAGTGGACCAGGCGCCGGCCGCCCGGCCAAGCTCTACCGCCGCTCCGACCGCGAGATCGGGGTGTCCATCCCCGAGCGCCAGTACGACGTGGCCGGCCACCTGCTCGCGGCCGCAGTGGAGGACGCCGAGGCATCCGGCTGCTCACCCCGAAGCGCACTGGAGCGCCGAGCCCGTGAGTACGGCGAATCCGCCGCTCGAGCTCACCCCGGTACGCCGCTCGCCGAGGTGCTGCAGGCGCACGGGTTCGAGCCGCGGCGTACGGGATCTGTGGTCGAGCTGGCCAACTGCCCGTTCAAGGCGTTGGCGAGGAACCACCCCGAACTCGTCTGCAACATGACGCTGCACCTGCTCGGAGGGTTGCTCGACGGCCTCGGCGACACAGAGTTCCAGGCGATGCTCGAGCCCCGCCCAGGACACTGCTGCGTGCGTCTCACGCCGCTGCCGACGTCGTAG